A stretch of Aristophania vespae DNA encodes these proteins:
- a CDS encoding RluA family pseudouridine synthase, which translates to MSSHNALTLNLVISSDQTGERIDRLLAEQNKSLSRSRVKALIESGFLSCNGDIKRDPSLITREGMNISLTIPPPEPARPQAETIALTILYEDRDLIVIDKPAGLVVHPAPGNETGTLVNALLGHCGPEFEGIGGEKRPGIVHRLDKDTSGVMVAAKTPLAHQHLSEAFADRTIKRSYRALVWGVLPPKGELEGNIGRDKRDRKRMAVVQSGGKHALTHFKTLSVFHDSISLIECRLETGRTHQIRVHLSHAGHPLLGDPVYLKRVPAQAKKLDKELRALCLDFPRQALHAATLGFIHPRTKEELEFSTPLPFDFEELLAHLSAH; encoded by the coding sequence ATGTCCTCTCATAACGCCTTAACTCTGAATCTGGTCATATCTTCTGACCAGACAGGAGAACGTATAGACCGTCTTTTAGCCGAACAGAATAAATCTCTTTCTCGTTCGCGTGTAAAAGCTCTTATTGAATCGGGTTTTTTAAGCTGTAATGGTGACATTAAGCGTGACCCGTCTCTTATCACACGTGAGGGCATGAATATTTCTCTCACTATTCCTCCCCCAGAACCCGCCCGCCCTCAGGCAGAAACCATTGCCCTCACTATTTTATATGAAGATCGTGACCTCATTGTTATTGATAAGCCAGCAGGGCTTGTTGTTCATCCAGCCCCGGGTAATGAGACAGGCACTTTAGTCAATGCCCTTTTAGGTCATTGTGGACCAGAATTTGAGGGCATTGGTGGAGAAAAACGTCCCGGCATTGTTCATCGCCTCGATAAAGACACTTCTGGCGTTATGGTTGCTGCCAAAACTCCTTTAGCACATCAGCATCTTTCCGAAGCTTTTGCTGACCGCACAATCAAACGCTCATATCGTGCATTAGTATGGGGCGTATTACCCCCAAAGGGAGAACTAGAAGGCAATATTGGCCGCGATAAGCGCGATCGTAAAAGAATGGCCGTTGTACAATCAGGGGGTAAGCATGCTTTGACGCATTTTAAGACCCTTTCTGTTTTTCATGACTCTATTAGCCTTATTGAATGCCGCCTGGAGACTGGCCGCACCCATCAAATAAGGGTTCATCTTTCTCACGCAGGGCACCCGCTTTTGGGTGATCCTGTTTATCTAAAACGTGTTCCAGCTCAGGCAAAAAAGCTTGATAAAGAGCTACGTGCCTTATGCCTTGATTTTCCCAGACAGGCCCTTCACGCTGCGACTCTGGGTTTTATTCAC